Proteins from one Mucilaginibacter jinjuensis genomic window:
- a CDS encoding PqqD family protein produces MKIKKNIATSENGFIFNPATGDSFSGNAIATDIIGAMKNGDSEAEIKQSILNKYEVTAGQLNRDWDDWIIQLKEANLLEFE; encoded by the coding sequence ATGAAAATTAAAAAGAATATAGCTACGAGTGAGAACGGGTTTATCTTTAACCCCGCTACTGGCGATTCATTTTCGGGCAATGCCATAGCTACCGACATTATCGGTGCAATGAAAAACGGCGATAGCGAGGCAGAGATCAAACAAAGTATCCTCAATAAATACGAGGTTACAGCCGGACAATTGAACCGGGATTGGGATGATTGGATAATACAACTAAAAGAAGCTAATTTGCTGGAGTTTGAATAA
- a CDS encoding sensor histidine kinase — MFRSKATTFFIHAAGWLIFLGFPLLFMNKTQEVRGNSFVIIASPFYWLFCLTYIFMFYLNAWYLVPQLVFKKLYIRYGLIILLLLGCVYFLQPFDNLLENNLLKNSKLITSQGMPLHDSSIPNIGSDTATPNEKNLPFGPLPHQDMRMQDPRFKPSNKIIFIHQSGNIDMVGLFIFIIVIGLSIAISTVQKWQLTERMVVRAEAEKAHAELSFLKAQINPHFLFNTLNNIYALSVTDSEHTSESIMKLSNIMRYVTDEVGEDYVLLQSEIDCINDYIDLQKLRLGKTTDLNFTVNGQILNQKIAPLVLMTFIENVFKYGVSKHEKSVINIRLDVSAKKITFFCQNPIFENGASTSKRKGIGISNTKRRLQHIYPGKHKLDINTQNGLFTVTLELDA; from the coding sequence ATGTTTCGCTCTAAAGCCACCACCTTTTTTATCCATGCTGCCGGATGGCTTATATTTCTGGGCTTCCCGCTATTGTTTATGAACAAAACGCAGGAGGTGCGGGGCAATTCATTCGTTATTATCGCATCGCCGTTTTACTGGCTGTTTTGCTTAACCTATATTTTTATGTTTTACTTAAACGCTTGGTACCTGGTACCACAACTGGTGTTTAAGAAACTATATATCCGTTATGGCTTAATCATTCTGTTGCTTTTAGGCTGTGTTTATTTTCTCCAACCTTTTGATAACCTGCTGGAGAACAATCTGCTCAAAAACTCCAAATTAATTACCTCGCAGGGCATGCCGCTGCACGATAGTTCGATACCCAACATCGGCAGCGACACCGCAACGCCTAATGAGAAAAACCTGCCCTTCGGCCCGCTGCCCCACCAGGATATGCGCATGCAGGACCCGCGGTTTAAGCCATCGAACAAAATCATTTTCATACACCAGTCGGGCAATATCGATATGGTGGGCTTGTTCATCTTTATTATTGTTATCGGTTTAAGTATAGCCATTAGCACCGTACAAAAATGGCAGCTCACTGAGCGCATGGTAGTACGTGCCGAAGCCGAGAAAGCGCATGCCGAGTTATCTTTCTTAAAGGCTCAGATTAACCCACATTTCCTGTTCAACACGCTTAATAATATTTATGCACTTTCTGTTACAGATAGCGAGCATACCTCCGAAAGTATCATGAAGCTCTCGAACATTATGCGTTATGTAACCGATGAGGTGGGCGAAGATTACGTTTTACTGCAAAGCGAAATTGATTGTATTAATGATTACATCGATCTGCAAAAACTTCGCCTCGGTAAAACAACTGATTTGAATTTTACGGTAAACGGACAGATCTTAAACCAAAAAATTGCCCCCCTCGTATTAATGACTTTTATAGAAAATGTGTTTAAATATGGTGTAAGCAAGCACGAAAAATCGGTGATTAATATCAGGCTGGATGTGAGTGCTAAGAAGATCACTTTCTTTTGCCAAAACCCTATTTTCGAGAATGGGGCATCGACCTCAAAACGCAAAGGGATCGGCATATCGAACACCAAACGCCGCTTACAGCATATTTATCCCGGCAAGCATAAGCTGGATATTAATACCCAAAACGGACTGTTTACAGTAACCTTAGAACTTGACGCTTAA
- a CDS encoding response regulator has translation MKLVSEKRRILVLDKDSRMLSVVDDIMNYGDFDIHIMYDANMVYDTAKQINPDLIILDYLLLDNDCQLICQDFKNDSEMEAIPIIVVTAFKTRKSKADSYKCDALFVKPLDMNVLASRIDYLIAS, from the coding sequence ATGAAATTAGTGAGCGAAAAAAGACGGATATTGGTTTTAGACAAAGACAGCAGGATGCTATCGGTTGTTGATGATATTATGAACTATGGCGATTTCGACATCCATATTATGTACGATGCCAACATGGTGTACGATACTGCCAAGCAAATAAACCCCGATTTGATTATCCTGGATTACCTTTTACTGGATAACGATTGCCAGTTAATTTGCCAGGATTTTAAAAACGACAGCGAGATGGAAGCCATCCCGATCATTGTGGTTACGGCATTTAAAACCCGTAAATCAAAAGCCGATTCTTATAAATGCGATGCCCTGTTTGTGAAACCTTTAGACATGAATGTTTTGGCTTCGCGCATAGATTATTTAATAGCTTCGTAA
- a CDS encoding ATP-grasp domain-containing protein: MTADRYANLCIGITGLNANDNPGPGIAVIRALKAGLGNNIRIIGLSYESMEPGIYMHELVNKTYQIPYPTAGTAALLERISYINEQEKLDLIIPNFDSELYNFIRISAQLQQMGIRTYLPSHEQLALREKVNLGDFGKKHGFNVPADRKLFRIDDLKKAKEDLNFPLMIKGKFYEAYVAYTMDQAIKAFHQLSATWGHPVIAQQHIKGTEINIAALGDGNGNNISIIPMRKLYITDKGKAWAGVTIEDPKLIDLANQFAKATNWRGGYELEIMRDADDNLFILEINPRFPAWIYLTAAAGQNQPEALVKMAFGEMPEPMNEYQVGKLFIRYSWDHVVDIVDFQQISARGEL, from the coding sequence ATGACAGCAGACAGATACGCCAATTTATGCATCGGTATTACCGGCCTTAATGCCAACGATAATCCGGGCCCGGGTATAGCTGTTATCCGTGCTTTGAAGGCAGGCTTGGGTAACAATATCAGAATTATCGGCCTCTCGTATGAGTCGATGGAGCCGGGTATTTACATGCATGAACTGGTTAACAAAACCTATCAGATTCCCTACCCAACTGCAGGCACAGCCGCTTTACTGGAGCGTATATCCTACATTAACGAGCAGGAAAAGCTGGATCTCATAATCCCCAACTTTGATTCGGAGCTGTATAACTTTATCAGGATCAGTGCGCAGTTACAGCAAATGGGCATCCGTACTTATTTGCCGTCGCATGAGCAACTGGCCTTGAGAGAAAAGGTAAACCTGGGCGATTTCGGCAAGAAGCATGGTTTTAATGTACCTGCCGACCGCAAGCTTTTCCGCATCGATGACCTTAAAAAAGCGAAGGAAGATTTAAACTTTCCGCTGATGATTAAGGGGAAATTTTACGAGGCTTATGTGGCTTATACCATGGATCAGGCCATCAAAGCTTTCCACCAGTTAAGCGCAACATGGGGACATCCGGTAATTGCCCAACAGCACATTAAGGGTACAGAAATAAATATAGCTGCACTGGGCGATGGTAATGGCAATAACATTTCCATTATCCCCATGCGTAAATTATACATAACAGATAAAGGCAAGGCCTGGGCGGGGGTAACTATTGAAGACCCTAAGCTGATTGACCTGGCCAACCAATTTGCCAAAGCCACCAATTGGCGCGGTGGTTACGAGCTGGAAATAATGCGCGATGCCGATGATAATTTATTTATCCTCGAAATTAACCCGCGTTTCCCGGCATGGATTTATTTAACCGCGGCTGCCGGGCAAAACCAGCCGGAGGCTTTAGTAAAGATGGCCTTTGGCGAGATGCCCGAGCCGATGAACGAGTACCAGGTAGGCAAGCTGTTTATCCGCTACTCGTGGGACCATGTGGTTGATATTGTTGACTTTCAGCAGATCTCAGCACGTGGCGAACTTTAA
- a CDS encoding LytR/AlgR family response regulator transcription factor → MTALKCVAIDDEPLALEILKKYIAEFPELQLLHTFEDAVSGAEFLKKNKVDILFIDIDMPDITGVDLVRSLAEKPMVIFTTAYKNFAFEGFELQALDYLLKPISLKRFSASIHKALDYAKYKSAESTEDESLYVHSEYRMIKINLKDIEYIESMQDYIKIYLLNTEKPILTLMSLKSVLEKLPASQFIRIHRSFAVAKAQIKSIHNRKVKLNTAELPVGNNYSDFIREWSK, encoded by the coding sequence ATGACGGCCTTAAAATGTGTTGCGATTGATGATGAGCCTCTGGCGCTGGAGATATTGAAAAAGTATATTGCTGAGTTTCCGGAACTACAGTTGCTGCATACTTTCGAGGATGCAGTATCTGGTGCAGAGTTTTTGAAGAAGAACAAGGTTGATATCCTGTTCATCGACATTGATATGCCCGACATTACCGGCGTTGACCTGGTACGTTCGCTGGCCGAAAAACCGATGGTGATATTTACTACAGCCTATAAAAACTTCGCCTTCGAAGGCTTTGAATTACAGGCTTTGGATTATTTGCTGAAACCCATCAGCCTCAAACGCTTCTCCGCATCCATCCACAAAGCGCTCGATTATGCCAAATACAAATCTGCAGAATCGACAGAAGACGAGTCGCTGTACGTGCACTCCGAATACCGCATGATTAAGATCAACCTCAAAGACATCGAGTACATTGAAAGCATGCAGGATTATATCAAGATCTACCTGCTTAATACCGAGAAGCCGATACTCACCCTCATGTCGCTCAAAAGCGTGCTGGAGAAATTGCCGGCCAGCCAGTTCATCCGCATTCACCGTAGTTTTGCGGTGGCTAAAGCACAGATCAAATCTATCCATAATCGTAAGGTAAAACTCAACACCGCCGAACTGCCGGTAGGAAACAACTACTCTGATTTTATCCGCGAGTGGTCTAAATAA